Proteins encoded in a region of the Acidobacteriota bacterium genome:
- the atpF gene encoding F0F1 ATP synthase subunit B, translated as MDNPLVQVSPGLAIWTILTFLVLLFLLKKYAWGPLLKALEERRATIEKSVEDAKRATAELQQVQVESARLLALARTEASGIVTRSRADAERLGEELRAKARDEAAAIVKNAQKEIHLETARAVAQIRTEAVELSLSIATKLLRRNISAGDNEALINEAIGQFKSVQ; from the coding sequence GTGGATAATCCGCTCGTCCAGGTCAGTCCAGGGCTGGCCATCTGGACCATTCTCACGTTCCTGGTACTGCTTTTTCTGTTGAAGAAGTACGCCTGGGGACCGTTGCTCAAGGCGCTTGAAGAGCGTCGCGCCACGATCGAGAAGTCGGTCGAGGATGCCAAACGTGCGACTGCCGAACTGCAGCAGGTGCAGGTGGAGTCGGCGCGCCTGCTGGCGCTCGCCCGTACCGAGGCGTCGGGCATCGTGACCCGCAGCCGGGCTGATGCCGAGCGCCTTGGCGAAGAGTTGCGGGCCAAGGCCCGCGACGAAGCGGCGGCGATCGTCAAAAACGCCCAGAAGGAAATCCATCTCGAGACGGCGCGCGCCGTGGCGCAGATCCGCACCGAGGCCGTGGAACTCTCGCTGTCGATTGCCACGAAACTCCTGCGACGCAACATCTCGGCCGGCGACAACGAAGCGCTGATCAACGAGGCGATCGGTCAGTTCAAAAGCGTCCAATAG
- a CDS encoding acyl-CoA dehydrogenase family protein gives MDFSLTSEQELLRKEIVAFSRGTLNAGVIERDRDQVFSRELWNACGGMGLPGLPVPEEYGGSGLDPLSCAIALEAFGYGCTDHGLVFSLCAHVMACVVPICKFGTDEQKRQYLPGLSNGTLIGVNAMTEPESGSDPFAMRARAVRDGLGWRVTGAKTFISNAPEAQVIVLFALTDPVKRFHGGITAFLLERSTPGVSAGRKIEKMGLRTSPFGELVFEDVWVPDASVLGGVGAGAGVFTHSMDWERICLFAAHVGQMERLMERAIDYARTREAGGKAIGKYQAVSHKIADMKVRLEAARLLTYRAASRLDKTRGVSLDAAVAKLFVSEALVATATDVMQIFGGYGYTAEYEVERAVRDAFGAKLYSGTSEVQRNIIAGWLGL, from the coding sequence ATGGACTTTTCACTGACGTCGGAACAGGAACTCCTCCGCAAGGAGATCGTGGCGTTCTCGCGCGGCACGCTCAACGCCGGCGTGATCGAGCGCGACCGCGATCAGGTGTTCTCGCGCGAATTGTGGAACGCCTGCGGCGGGATGGGCCTGCCCGGATTGCCCGTGCCGGAGGAATACGGCGGCAGTGGGCTAGATCCGCTGTCGTGTGCGATTGCTCTTGAGGCCTTCGGCTACGGCTGCACCGACCACGGCCTGGTCTTCAGCCTCTGCGCCCATGTCATGGCCTGCGTCGTCCCCATCTGCAAGTTCGGTACGGATGAGCAGAAGCGCCAGTACCTACCGGGCTTGTCGAACGGCACGCTGATCGGCGTGAATGCGATGACCGAACCTGAATCGGGTTCGGACCCGTTTGCAATGCGGGCGCGCGCGGTCAGGGACGGCCTGGGATGGCGGGTGACGGGCGCAAAGACCTTCATCTCAAACGCCCCCGAAGCGCAGGTCATCGTGCTGTTCGCGCTGACGGATCCGGTCAAGCGGTTTCATGGCGGCATCACGGCCTTCCTCCTCGAGCGCTCGACGCCTGGTGTCTCGGCCGGGCGGAAGATCGAGAAGATGGGCTTGCGCACATCGCCGTTCGGCGAACTGGTGTTTGAGGATGTGTGGGTGCCGGATGCGAGTGTGCTCGGCGGCGTGGGCGCCGGGGCGGGTGTGTTCACGCACTCGATGGACTGGGAGCGCATCTGCCTGTTTGCCGCTCACGTGGGGCAGATGGAACGCCTCATGGAACGCGCGATCGACTACGCGCGCACCCGCGAGGCCGGGGGGAAGGCCATCGGGAAGTACCAGGCCGTGTCGCACAAGATCGCCGACATGAAGGTGCGCCTTGAGGCGGCTCGGCTCCTGACGTATCGGGCGGCGTCCAGGCTCGACAAGACGCGCGGCGTCTCGCTTGATGCGGCTGTCGCCAAGTTGTTTGTCAGCGAAGCACTGGTGGCCACGGCCACCGACGTCATGCAGATATTCGGCGGATACGGATACACCGCCGAGTACGAAGTGGAGCGGGCAGTGCGCGATGCATTCGGCGCCAAGTTATACTCTGGCACGTCGGAAGTGCAGCGCAACATCATCGCCGGCTGGCTGGGACTATAG
- a CDS encoding nuclear transport factor 2 family protein, translating to MRRTLLAMVVTIVVAASACAPAAPAVPAGPTPAEMMAGADALDARFLAAFNKGDAEALADTYWNSPDLVSIGPDGMGVRGWASAKAGAGEMFKAMPGATLEYLTKHNDVHGDVVIGSGTWKMTIPTPGGHQVMEGRFSDVKAMRDGKWVFVMDHASVPLPPPPPAK from the coding sequence GTGCGACGAACACTGTTGGCAATGGTTGTGACGATCGTGGTGGCGGCAAGTGCGTGCGCGCCGGCGGCGCCCGCGGTGCCGGCTGGGCCGACGCCGGCCGAAATGATGGCAGGCGCCGACGCGCTCGACGCCCGGTTCCTTGCCGCCTTCAACAAGGGCGACGCGGAAGCGCTGGCTGACACGTACTGGAACAGTCCGGATCTGGTGTCCATTGGCCCCGACGGCATGGGCGTACGTGGATGGGCCTCGGCCAAGGCGGGCGCGGGCGAAATGTTCAAGGCGATGCCTGGCGCGACGCTCGAATACCTGACCAAACACAACGATGTCCACGGCGATGTGGTCATCGGATCGGGCACCTGGAAGATGACCATCCCGACCCCTGGGGGCCATCAGGTTATGGAAGGTCGCTTTTCGGATGTAAAGGCGATGCGCGACGGCAAGTGGGTCTTCGTCATGGACCACGCCTCGGTGCCGCTGCCCCCGCCGCCACCGGCGAAGTAA
- a CDS encoding fatty acid desaturase — MSKTHYYSAHATALRADLGKAISREQMREFHTKQPWRHFVVAVRQFLILGAATWALIRFDDPLIWLPVALVQGFTVFNFTVLLHEVLHHNVFQTRHPLAERALGFLYAVPSGIAPSQFTRWHLDHHAELGSNDDDPKRHYLSPKRNARWYKALYATPVLFPIYFRAARLESSTYPAELQKTIAWERRISILFHVGVLAGIWWAWGGAAAFRAHAFPVFFIFPIAFTLNRLGQHYDIDPNDPAKWGTLLRSHWFWNFAFLTSNLHLEHHYFPGVPFYHLPALQRALGPFYARKQMRWQTYRGLLYGWIVENKRPHSDWSLV, encoded by the coding sequence GTGTCTAAGACGCACTACTACAGCGCCCACGCCACGGCTCTCCGGGCCGATTTGGGAAAAGCCATCTCGCGCGAGCAGATGCGCGAGTTCCACACCAAACAGCCGTGGCGGCATTTTGTCGTGGCCGTGCGCCAGTTCCTGATACTGGGCGCGGCCACGTGGGCACTGATCCGATTTGACGATCCGCTGATCTGGCTGCCCGTGGCGCTCGTGCAGGGGTTCACGGTATTCAATTTCACCGTGTTGCTGCACGAGGTGCTGCATCACAACGTGTTCCAGACGCGGCATCCTCTGGCCGAGCGTGCGCTCGGCTTTCTCTATGCCGTGCCGAGTGGCATCGCGCCGAGCCAGTTCACCCGATGGCACCTGGACCATCACGCCGAGCTCGGATCGAATGACGACGATCCGAAGCGGCACTACCTGTCACCAAAGCGGAATGCGCGGTGGTACAAAGCGCTTTACGCCACGCCCGTGCTCTTTCCGATCTACTTCCGGGCGGCGCGCCTCGAGTCGTCCACGTATCCGGCCGAGCTGCAGAAGACCATTGCGTGGGAACGGCGCATCTCAATCCTCTTTCACGTGGGTGTGCTGGCAGGCATCTGGTGGGCGTGGGGCGGGGCCGCAGCGTTCCGTGCGCATGCGTTCCCCGTGTTCTTCATCTTTCCAATCGCGTTCACACTGAACCGGCTGGGGCAGCACTACGACATCGACCCGAACGACCCGGCCAAGTGGGGCACCCTGCTGCGCAGCCATTGGTTCTGGAACTTCGCGTTCCTCACCTCAAACCTGCACCTCGAGCATCACTACTTTCCCGGTGTGCCGTTTTACCACCTGCCGGCGCTGCAGCGCGCACTCGGTCCCTTCTACGCGCGCAAACAGATGCGCTGGCAGACGTACCGCGGGCTCCTCTACGGATGGATTGTGGAAAACAAGCGCCCGCACTCCGATTGGAGCCTCGTGTAG
- a CDS encoding ABC transporter permease codes for MRQALGFWIRHRLQAAWMVTVLAVAVAVSTATWSIAYGLWIERLPFADPDRLVSVGWTAPNRDDRMGNTSADEYVDLQAAMKSIMDIAGVEVTRAWYLKSGDSLTPVATVYATTNLFDVLGVRPALGRSFEPADADATASVPRAMVTDALWRRVFGADPSIVGRVVTVSAEFELRTIEIVGVLPSGVSMQGIAQSYSPTGAADLFVAMPDGRRPGGGESRRIYDRVLIGRPHEGVTEAQVEEVLTPILQHIDHEHPLFNRVRRADIVPLQEVWFGRTRPLLWLLTAAAGFVMLVTLANAAGLMSVMASRRSREFAVRAALGASPRRLMGQSLAEMAAIAGASWVLAGVLAIVLTRAFAWMAPQDIPRIEGLHVDWRGWLIAAAVTSGLCVILGLMPSWLRRRRDLVSALHTSGLAFTPPRRTLLVRRAVIAVQTALVLALLAAAGLVSTTLWRMLSQPLGFDPTGVVIARVTPTEKLFLDGPRYQQVMNDIRREVLAAPGRREVALAFDPPLAAVASRMQVRFLDREPAFVATKHVSDGFFAAMRTPVLAGRDFLPSDATGPAVAVVNEQFASTYFGGVAAAVGREFDFGVLHRIVGVVANVREEGVTKPMTPVLYPLLVTRRLTPGMFHVVSREARPGGESERAIEDAVRKADPTMHVHASLLTDRLRAQTATARTQSAVLIVLALVTLGLAVLGIHATIAQMVEDRRREMAIRAALGASPRGLVTLAMRGVGVAVTIGVIGGGLLSWIVARVTRQFLFDMSPFDPAVWTAAALLLVVTAGLAAWFPARRAGQASPLLALKDS; via the coding sequence ATGCGACAGGCCTTGGGATTCTGGATCCGTCATCGGCTGCAGGCCGCGTGGATGGTGACTGTGCTGGCTGTGGCGGTGGCGGTGTCCACTGCGACCTGGTCAATCGCGTACGGCTTGTGGATTGAGCGGCTGCCGTTTGCGGATCCCGACCGTCTGGTATCAGTAGGCTGGACGGCGCCCAACCGCGACGATCGCATGGGTAATACCTCGGCCGATGAGTACGTAGACCTGCAGGCGGCCATGAAGAGCATCATGGATATCGCCGGCGTCGAGGTGACGAGGGCGTGGTATCTGAAGAGCGGCGATTCGCTGACGCCCGTGGCCACGGTCTACGCCACCACGAACTTGTTTGACGTGCTCGGCGTTCGGCCCGCGCTGGGCCGCAGCTTTGAGCCGGCCGACGCCGATGCGACTGCCAGCGTCCCGCGCGCCATGGTCACAGATGCCCTATGGCGCCGCGTGTTTGGCGCTGATCCATCCATTGTCGGCCGGGTGGTCACCGTGAGCGCGGAGTTTGAGTTGCGCACGATCGAAATCGTGGGCGTCCTCCCGTCCGGCGTATCGATGCAGGGCATCGCGCAGAGCTACAGCCCGACCGGCGCGGCTGATCTGTTCGTGGCGATGCCTGATGGACGCCGCCCGGGCGGCGGGGAATCGCGACGAATCTACGACCGCGTGCTGATTGGCCGACCGCACGAGGGCGTGACCGAGGCACAGGTCGAGGAGGTCCTGACCCCAATCCTCCAGCACATCGACCATGAGCATCCTCTGTTCAACCGTGTGCGCCGCGCCGATATCGTGCCCTTGCAGGAAGTCTGGTTCGGTCGCACGCGGCCGCTCCTGTGGTTGCTGACGGCGGCGGCCGGGTTTGTGATGCTGGTCACGCTGGCCAATGCGGCCGGTCTGATGTCGGTGATGGCCAGCCGGAGGAGCCGGGAATTCGCTGTGCGCGCAGCGCTTGGGGCAAGCCCAAGGCGGCTCATGGGGCAGTCGTTGGCCGAGATGGCGGCGATTGCGGGAGCCTCATGGGTGCTGGCCGGGGTGCTGGCCATCGTTCTGACTCGCGCGTTTGCCTGGATGGCTCCCCAGGACATTCCACGGATTGAGGGCCTTCATGTGGACTGGCGCGGCTGGTTGATCGCGGCCGCAGTCACGTCCGGCCTCTGCGTGATCCTTGGCCTGATGCCGAGCTGGTTGCGTCGGCGGCGCGATTTGGTCAGCGCGCTGCACACCAGCGGCCTGGCGTTCACGCCGCCTCGCCGCACGCTGCTCGTCCGGCGCGCGGTGATTGCCGTGCAGACAGCGCTGGTGCTGGCGCTGCTCGCGGCTGCGGGGCTGGTGTCCACCACGCTGTGGCGCATGCTCTCGCAACCGCTCGGCTTCGACCCAACCGGCGTGGTGATCGCGCGGGTCACGCCAACGGAGAAACTCTTCCTGGACGGACCGCGATACCAGCAGGTCATGAACGACATACGGCGAGAAGTACTGGCGGCGCCTGGCCGACGCGAAGTGGCACTCGCGTTTGACCCGCCACTTGCGGCCGTTGCATCAAGAATGCAGGTGAGATTCCTGGATCGCGAACCGGCATTCGTTGCCACGAAGCACGTCTCGGACGGATTCTTCGCTGCCATGCGCACTCCGGTGCTCGCCGGCCGCGACTTCCTCCCGTCCGATGCCACTGGTCCGGCCGTCGCAGTGGTGAACGAGCAGTTCGCGAGCACATACTTCGGTGGCGTCGCTGCGGCTGTGGGACGCGAGTTCGACTTCGGCGTCCTGCACCGGATCGTCGGCGTCGTGGCGAACGTGCGTGAAGAAGGCGTCACGAAGCCGATGACGCCAGTGCTGTATCCGCTGCTCGTGACAAGACGGCTCACACCGGGCATGTTCCACGTCGTGAGCCGTGAAGCCCGACCAGGCGGCGAGTCTGAGCGCGCCATCGAAGACGCGGTGCGGAAAGCCGACCCCACTATGCACGTGCACGCATCGCTCCTGACCGATCGCCTTCGGGCGCAGACGGCCACGGCACGCACGCAATCGGCGGTGCTCATCGTGCTCGCGCTCGTCACGCTTGGCTTGGCCGTGCTCGGCATTCACGCGACCATCGCGCAGATGGTGGAAGACCGGCGGCGCGAGATGGCGATTCGCGCGGCGCTTGGTGCATCGCCTCGCGGACTGGTCACCCTGGCGATGCGAGGCGTCGGCGTGGCCGTCACCATTGGCGTGATCGGCGGCGGGTTACTCAGCTGGATCGTGGCGCGCGTCACGCGCCAGTTCCTGTTCGACATGAGCCCATTTGATCCCGCTGTGTGGACCGCCGCGGCGCTCCTCCTCGTGGTGACAGCCGGCTTAGCCGCGTGGTTCCCTGCGCGCCGGGCCGGGCAGGCAAGCCCATTGCTCGCCCTCAAAGACTCCTGA
- a CDS encoding F0F1 ATP synthase subunit C — protein MEQALTPEVAAIIKPTWHYMGAAIGFGLTVIGAGIGIGKLAAAAAEGVARQPSAAAQITAAANFPLFLLEGAAIISLVFGLVVVLLK, from the coding sequence ATGGAACAAGCCCTCACCCCCGAAGTCGCCGCAATCATCAAGCCCACCTGGCACTACATGGGTGCAGCCATCGGCTTCGGACTCACCGTCATCGGCGCCGGCATCGGCATCGGCAAGCTGGCAGCGGCGGCCGCTGAAGGCGTGGCGCGGCAGCCCAGCGCAGCGGCGCAGATCACCGCGGCGGCCAACTTCCCACTGTTCCTGCTCGAAGGCGCCGCGATCATTTCGCTCGTCTTCGGCCTGGTCGTCGTCCTCCTGAAGTAA
- a CDS encoding tryptophan 7-halogenase, producing the protein MKTDVLIVGGGPAGSASAMNLLAEGITPVIVEAESFPRYHIGESMTGACGKAIRDLGLEAEMYRRGYPTKQGVKVFGQSPRGSWFVPVTGRDEEWKLFNWDTWQVRRSDFDKMALDQAVTRGATVLRGKAVTPIVRDGVVVGADVRMDDGGVQEIRSEVLLDCSGQATWLANLGGVTGPKYLGAYDKQIAIFSQVSGARRDESLDKNENRENHRDNTLIFYQKKYHWSWFIPLDADVVSVGVVIPSAYFLEKNESLRDFYLRELQELHPELKRRTDGCPLVEDIHVIPNYSYQVKKFCGKGFMCVGDSHRFIDPIFSFGLTVALREAQFAAPAIRAYLNGANRDAENPFGEHQLFCEKGIDILEDVLDAFWEHPLAFGWSVHSKYTEHMTDMFAGRIYGHERQPSIALDAFRQLLGRTGEREASYASEDLYSIPIGSRYHPERAAIWDVNSPVSTTEAWLGPR; encoded by the coding sequence ATGAAGACAGACGTACTGATTGTTGGAGGCGGCCCCGCCGGGTCAGCCAGTGCCATGAACCTGCTGGCCGAGGGAATTACGCCTGTGATCGTGGAAGCCGAGTCGTTTCCGCGTTACCACATCGGCGAATCGATGACGGGCGCGTGCGGCAAGGCCATCCGCGACCTCGGACTCGAGGCCGAGATGTATCGCCGCGGCTATCCCACCAAACAAGGCGTGAAGGTCTTTGGCCAGAGTCCGCGCGGCAGCTGGTTTGTGCCGGTGACCGGGCGCGACGAGGAGTGGAAGCTCTTCAACTGGGACACATGGCAGGTGCGCCGTAGTGATTTCGACAAGATGGCGCTCGATCAGGCGGTGACGCGGGGCGCCACCGTGCTGAGAGGCAAAGCCGTCACCCCGATCGTGCGTGACGGGGTGGTTGTCGGCGCCGACGTGCGGATGGACGATGGCGGGGTGCAGGAGATTCGATCAGAGGTGCTGCTCGATTGCTCGGGGCAGGCCACGTGGCTGGCCAATCTGGGCGGCGTGACCGGCCCCAAGTACCTGGGCGCCTACGACAAGCAGATCGCGATCTTTTCGCAGGTGTCCGGCGCGCGCCGTGACGAGAGCCTCGACAAAAACGAGAACCGCGAAAATCACCGCGACAACACGCTGATCTTCTACCAGAAGAAGTACCACTGGTCGTGGTTCATTCCCCTGGATGCCGATGTGGTGAGCGTCGGCGTGGTCATTCCGTCGGCCTACTTTCTGGAGAAGAACGAATCACTGCGCGATTTCTACCTGCGCGAGCTACAGGAGTTGCATCCTGAGCTGAAGCGCCGCACCGACGGGTGCCCTCTGGTGGAAGACATTCACGTCATCCCGAACTACTCGTACCAGGTGAAGAAGTTCTGCGGCAAAGGGTTCATGTGTGTTGGGGATTCTCACCGGTTCATCGACCCCATTTTTTCGTTCGGATTGACGGTGGCGCTTCGTGAGGCGCAGTTTGCGGCACCCGCGATCCGGGCGTACCTGAATGGCGCCAATCGCGACGCGGAGAATCCGTTCGGCGAGCATCAGCTGTTCTGCGAGAAGGGCATCGACATCCTTGAGGACGTGCTCGATGCGTTCTGGGAGCATCCGCTGGCATTCGGGTGGTCCGTGCACTCCAAGTACACCGAGCACATGACCGACATGTTTGCCGGGCGGATCTACGGACACGAGCGGCAGCCGTCAATCGCGTTGGATGCGTTCCGCCAACTCCTGGGTCGCACCGGGGAACGCGAGGCGTCTTACGCGTCCGAGGATCTGTATTCAATTCCCATCGGCTCCCGGTATCATCCCGAACGGGCCGCCATCTGGGACGTGAATTCGCCCGTGTCCACGACGGAAGCCTGGCTCGGACCGCGTTGA
- a CDS encoding acyl carrier protein — MDTIQATVKAYILDQFLRDANPDDLTPETPLIAGGILDSLATVRLAAYLEEHFKIELQAYDINEDNLGTLDQIAALVRSKQPLV; from the coding sequence GTGGATACGATTCAAGCGACCGTCAAGGCCTACATCCTGGACCAGTTTCTTCGTGACGCGAATCCCGATGATCTGACTCCGGAGACCCCCTTGATTGCCGGCGGCATTCTCGATTCGCTCGCCACGGTGCGCCTGGCGGCGTACCTCGAAGAGCACTTCAAGATTGAACTGCAGGCCTACGACATCAACGAGGACAACCTGGGCACCCTTGATCAGATTGCGGCACTGGTCCGCAGCAAACAGCCGTTGGTATGA
- a CDS encoding DMT family transporter, translated as MVLIWGANFSVIKRAFEEVPPQPFNALRLLIASAVFLAAIAIARRTAQRGNPISTVFHTTHPLTRRDRIDLVWLGLVGHFGYQFFFVGGVALSSASNAALIVGSTPAVLAVVSALLGREQISRLHWIGAAVSALGIYFVVGHGASFGGATLQGDLRVMCSVACWVTFTLGAASLIKRHSPLYVTGMTMVYGGIPYVAMALPQILRVPWLDVSAWTLTALVLSALLALNLAYVIWYMGVQRLGPARTSIYSNGVPVVAMAVATLWLGEPLTWNKVIGATAVLSGVLLTRLGRRLGKSA; from the coding sequence ATGGTGCTCATCTGGGGCGCCAATTTCAGTGTCATCAAGCGCGCGTTCGAGGAAGTACCGCCGCAGCCGTTTAACGCGCTGCGGCTGCTGATTGCGTCGGCCGTCTTCCTGGCCGCAATTGCCATCGCCCGCCGCACCGCCCAGCGCGGCAACCCCATCTCAACGGTCTTTCACACCACACACCCGCTCACGCGGCGCGACCGTATCGACCTGGTCTGGCTGGGCCTGGTCGGCCACTTTGGCTACCAGTTCTTCTTTGTCGGCGGCGTGGCGCTCAGCAGCGCATCAAACGCCGCCCTGATTGTCGGGTCCACACCGGCCGTGCTCGCGGTCGTGTCCGCGCTGCTTGGCCGCGAGCAAATCAGCCGGCTCCACTGGATCGGCGCGGCAGTCTCCGCGCTCGGCATCTATTTCGTCGTGGGTCATGGCGCGTCGTTTGGTGGCGCGACGTTACAGGGCGATCTTCGTGTCATGTGTTCAGTGGCGTGCTGGGTGACGTTCACGCTCGGGGCGGCCTCGCTCATCAAGCGTCATTCCCCGCTCTACGTGACCGGCATGACGATGGTGTATGGCGGGATTCCGTATGTGGCGATGGCGCTGCCCCAAATCCTGCGCGTGCCGTGGCTGGACGTGAGCGCCTGGACCCTGACCGCGCTGGTGCTCTCGGCCCTGCTGGCGCTGAACCTCGCGTACGTCATCTGGTACATGGGGGTACAGCGACTTGGCCCCGCGCGGACGTCGATTTACTCCAACGGCGTCCCTGTCGTCGCCATGGCCGTGGCCACGCTGTGGTTGGGCGAGCCCCTGACGTGGAACAAAGTCATCGGCGCCACCGCAGTGCTCTCTGGGGTATTGCTGACCAGGCTCGGGCGCCGGCTCGGGAAGAGTGCGTAG
- a CDS encoding Rdx family protein has translation MEAALQKEMGIAAELVKGDRGIFEVRADGELIYSKKACGDKFPTHAEIVRLLRARQ, from the coding sequence TTGGAGGCTGCGTTACAGAAGGAGATGGGCATCGCGGCGGAACTCGTCAAAGGCGACCGGGGCATCTTTGAGGTCCGCGCCGATGGGGAGTTGATCTATTCGAAGAAGGCGTGCGGCGACAAGTTTCCGACGCACGCGGAAATCGTCAGGTTGCTGCGCGCGCGACAATGA
- a CDS encoding amino acid adenylation domain-containing protein translates to MELPRPSTIVDYLAASAARRPDHVAVEEPPDGSISYAELDALSNRVRDRLRAMGVTKGDRVGVYLRKSIDAYATMLGAMKAGAVYVPVDPSAPAWRSAFITSDCAVKVLVLEGGLVGAWHEEAAKLGTPPATIEISVAPSGNGLRAALDRADAVEAATGGANEPLDSDDLAYILYTSGSTGTPKGVMLTHLCATSHVDWCTEVFEPNDDDRFSSHAPFHFDLSITDLYVPLKHGATVVLINADQGKEPVGLAALIADRRLTIWYSTPTILMVLAEFGKLAEHHYVSLRIVNFAGEVFPIKHLRAVKSLLPRARFFNLYGPTETNVCTWHPIPDHVEDDRVDPYPIGKTCFHFQSRVMGDDGHEVVPGTEGELLMHGAGMLQGYFNNPARTAEAFLMDDDGRRWYRTGDLVVDAGEGVFTFVGRRDRMVKRRGYRIELGEIEAGLYRHEAVKEAAVVAVKDDEGGVRIKAFLALADGQKVSVIAIRAFCAKALPSYMMPDSFGVLDHLPKTSTDKIDYQRLMQAG, encoded by the coding sequence ATGGAACTACCACGTCCGAGCACGATCGTCGACTACCTAGCGGCCTCGGCGGCGCGGCGGCCCGATCACGTCGCCGTTGAAGAGCCGCCCGACGGCTCGATCTCCTACGCCGAACTCGATGCCCTGTCGAATCGCGTCCGCGACCGGCTGCGCGCGATGGGGGTGACGAAGGGTGACCGCGTCGGCGTCTATCTGCGCAAGTCGATTGACGCCTACGCCACCATGCTCGGCGCCATGAAGGCCGGGGCGGTCTACGTGCCGGTGGATCCATCCGCGCCGGCCTGGCGCAGCGCCTTCATCACCAGCGACTGCGCCGTGAAGGTACTCGTTCTCGAAGGCGGGCTCGTTGGAGCGTGGCACGAGGAAGCCGCCAAGCTCGGCACCCCACCCGCCACCATCGAAATTTCGGTGGCGCCGTCTGGCAACGGCCTGCGCGCGGCACTCGATCGCGCCGATGCCGTCGAGGCCGCGACGGGCGGCGCCAACGAACCGCTCGACAGCGATGACCTCGCCTACATCCTCTACACATCGGGCTCGACCGGTACTCCAAAGGGCGTCATGCTGACGCACCTGTGTGCCACGAGCCATGTGGACTGGTGTACCGAGGTCTTCGAGCCGAACGACGATGACCGGTTCAGCTCGCACGCCCCATTTCACTTCGACCTGTCGATCACGGACCTCTACGTGCCGCTGAAACATGGCGCGACCGTGGTGTTGATCAACGCCGACCAGGGAAAAGAACCTGTCGGCCTGGCCGCGCTCATCGCCGATCGCCGGCTGACCATCTGGTACTCAACCCCGACAATCCTGATGGTCCTTGCAGAGTTCGGCAAACTGGCGGAGCACCACTACGTCTCGTTGCGCATCGTCAATTTTGCAGGCGAGGTGTTCCCGATCAAACATCTACGCGCCGTGAAGTCGTTGCTGCCCCGCGCTCGATTCTTCAACCTCTACGGTCCGACCGAGACCAATGTCTGCACGTGGCATCCCATTCCCGATCACGTCGAAGACGACCGCGTCGATCCGTATCCCATCGGGAAGACGTGCTTTCACTTTCAATCGCGTGTCATGGGCGACGACGGCCATGAGGTGGTGCCGGGCACCGAGGGCGAACTGCTGATGCATGGCGCCGGCATGCTGCAGGGCTACTTCAACAACCCGGCGCGGACCGCCGAAGCGTTTCTGATGGATGACGATGGGCGGCGATGGTATCGGACGGGCGACCTGGTGGTTGACGCAGGCGAAGGAGTCTTCACGTTCGTCGGCCGGCGTGACCGCATGGTCAAACGCCGCGGGTACCGCATCGAGCTGGGCGAAATCGAGGCTGGGCTCTATCGCCACGAAGCCGTCAAGGAAGCCGCAGTCGTGGCGGTGAAAGACGATGAGGGTGGCGTGCGGATCAAGGCGTTTCTTGCGCTGGCAGACGGGCAAAAGGTGTCGGTGATCGCCATCCGGGCATTCTGCGCCAAGGCGTTGCCCAGTTACATGATGCCCGACTCCTTTGGTGTGCTCGACCACTTGCCGAAGACCTCGACAGACAAGATCGATTACCAGCGACTGATGCAGGCCGGCTGA